In the Marinomonas algicola genome, one interval contains:
- a CDS encoding protein phosphatase CheZ — protein sequence MSDKSSSSLDDFESILKNGAVDLLNSIEVGNFSSAIQIIQELSEARHKSFYNEVGNLTRSLHNAIKDFKVDSVEIELTDTDESDNGSKITDASDRLNYVVEMTSNAANKTMDMVDSSVPVASELQKQAKELRKDWGRLIQRDLSPEEFRQLYKRIDVFLSYADDSATILHTNLNTILLEQGYQDLTGQVITKVNDLIRDVEEKLVHLVAVAGRVDSISGIEHELTLAEEDDTRGHGPAIKNDNNPEVLNSQDEVDDLLSSLGF from the coding sequence ATGTCAGATAAATCCAGTTCTAGTTTGGATGATTTTGAATCTATATTAAAAAATGGCGCTGTCGATTTGCTAAATAGCATTGAGGTAGGCAATTTTTCTAGTGCTATTCAAATAATACAAGAGTTAAGTGAAGCAAGGCATAAGAGCTTTTATAACGAAGTTGGTAATTTAACTCGTAGCTTACATAATGCGATTAAAGACTTTAAAGTCGACTCTGTAGAAATTGAACTAACAGACACTGATGAATCTGATAATGGCTCTAAAATTACGGATGCATCTGATCGATTAAATTACGTCGTTGAGATGACAAGTAATGCGGCTAATAAAACCATGGATATGGTTGATAGTAGCGTACCTGTCGCTAGTGAACTTCAAAAACAGGCAAAAGAGTTACGCAAGGACTGGGGGCGATTAATTCAAAGGGATCTTTCTCCTGAAGAATTTCGTCAGCTTTATAAAAGAATTGATGTGTTTCTATCGTATGCAGATGATAGTGCGACAATCTTGCATACAAATCTTAATACAATATTACTCGAGCAAGGTTATCAAGATTTAACGGGGCAAGTAATTACTAAAGTAAATGACTTGATTCGTGATGTCGAAGAGAAACTGGTTCACTTAGTCGCTGTAGCGGGTCGAGTTGATAGCATTTCGGGAATTGAACACGAATTAACCCTTGCAGAAGAGGATGATACTCGTGGTCACGGTCCAGCCATCAAAAACGATAACAATCCAGAAGTATTGAATAGTCAAGACGAAGTAGATGACTTGTTATCTAGTCTTGGTTTTTAA
- the cheY gene encoding chemotaxis response regulator CheY, with amino-acid sequence MDKNMKILIVDDFSTMRRIIKNLLRDLGFTNTVEADDGTTALPILQAGSIDFLVTDWNMPGMTGIELLRAVRADDKLKTIPVLMVTAEAKRDQIISAAQAGVNGYVVKPFTAVALKEKIEKIFERIDAGK; translated from the coding sequence TTGGATAAAAATATGAAAATTCTAATTGTTGATGATTTTTCAACAATGAGAAGGATAATTAAAAATCTTCTCCGAGATTTAGGTTTTACTAATACGGTAGAAGCTGATGATGGAACAACGGCGCTGCCAATATTGCAAGCAGGGTCGATTGATTTTCTGGTAACTGATTGGAATATGCCTGGAATGACAGGGATAGAGTTGCTGAGAGCTGTTCGCGCTGATGATAAACTTAAAACAATCCCTGTTTTAATGGTTACAGCAGAGGCGAAACGAGATCAAATTATTTCAGCTGCACAAGCGGGAGTGAATGGTTATGTCGTTAAACCTTTTACCGCTGTTGCGTTGAAAGAGAAAATTGAAAAGATTTTCGAACGTATCGACGCTGGGAAATAG
- a CDS encoding RNA polymerase sigma factor FliA, with the protein MQTKIGYDAYSKNAPLSVDVIVNQYGFLVKKIAYHLLARMPSSVEVDDLIQAGMMGLLEAHKRFESNKGASFETYAGIRIRGFIMDEVRKSDWAPRSVRRNGRAVASAINELESSLGREATNLEVASSMGIELDEYHDILQSSMSSQLFSFEELLDSDSLNFDSVSDNASSPFESVESEDFQDSLIKAIDSLPEREKLVLSLYYNEEMNLKEIGAVLGVSESRVSQIHSQAAMRLKVKLIDWRE; encoded by the coding sequence ATGCAGACTAAGATCGGCTACGACGCCTACTCAAAAAATGCACCTCTGTCTGTTGACGTTATTGTCAATCAGTATGGCTTCTTAGTGAAAAAAATTGCTTATCATCTCTTAGCGAGAATGCCTAGTAGTGTTGAGGTTGATGATTTAATCCAGGCTGGCATGATGGGACTGCTGGAAGCTCATAAGCGTTTTGAATCGAATAAAGGCGCTAGCTTTGAAACGTATGCAGGAATACGCATTCGTGGTTTTATTATGGATGAAGTGAGAAAAAGTGATTGGGCTCCCAGGTCAGTAAGACGAAATGGTCGAGCTGTCGCAAGTGCGATTAACGAGCTCGAATCTTCCTTAGGCCGTGAAGCGACGAATTTAGAGGTGGCTTCATCTATGGGAATTGAGCTTGATGAATATCATGATATATTACAATCATCCATGTCGAGCCAATTGTTTAGTTTTGAGGAGTTGCTTGATTCCGATAGTTTGAATTTTGATAGTGTTTCAGATAATGCGTCTAGCCCCTTCGAAAGTGTTGAAAGTGAAGATTTTCAAGACTCTTTAATTAAGGCAATAGATTCTTTGCCTGAGAGAGAAAAACTAGTATTGTCTTTGTACTATAATGAAGAAATGAATTTAAAAGAAATTGGTGCAGTTTTAGGTGTAAGTGAATCTCGAGTAAGTCAGATTCATAGCCAAGCGGCTATGAGATTGAAGGTCAAATTAATTGATTGGCGAGAATAA